In the Sus scrofa isolate TJ Tabasco breed Duroc chromosome 8, Sscrofa11.1, whole genome shotgun sequence genome, AGGGCCCTGCAAGGCCAGTGGGGCTGAGGCAGGAGGTGTGAGAAATGTGTGCATTGTTTTTGTGTACTGCTGGGTTTCCAGAGCCACAGAGACCCTCAGGCCCCTGGCCAGGGCTGCCAGCTCTcacctgctggggtgggggctggcggGCCAAGGGACCAATGTCCTTCTGGCACCTTGGAGGCTGGGTGACTGCCTCGAGGTCCTTGTTCAAGTGAGACAGGAGACTGAGTGTCACCCCAGCTCCATGGACCGCGGCCGCCCAGCACTGGGCCCAATGTGGCACCGCCTGTCTCAGAGGTGCGGCTGTGGTTTCCTGAGTGCCTGGGCCCTTAGTGTGTTCACATCGCCGGCCTCCCCGTCCCACTTGGGGTTCCCTGGTGCCTGCAGGGTGGGGACAGCGAGACTGCAGGGACTGATGGTGTGCATGGAGGCTGGTGGCAGCGCTGGCTCTTCTAGAGGGTGGAATCGGTGGCCGCGGGCTCCCCGTGGCAGGCTCGGGCCGCCAGCACAGCGCTGTGCAcgctgtggaacagctgcccctCCTCGGCCGCGtccccaggctcctcccccaggaagccgCCTCGCCTCAGGGTGTCGGTCACCGAGGGGCTGCAGCAGGCCAGGAGCAGACTGATGCCCAAGGCCCCGTAGTCCCGGCGCAGGTCCTGAAGCGTGGCCAGGCCAGTGGCGTCCAGGAACAGCAGCGGGGCGCAGTCCACGACCACCGCATGGAAGCAGGTCGCCGTGGGCACCAGCGCGGCCGCGCTGCTCACAGGGCCCAGGTCCCTGCTCTCGACAGGCTCTCCtcggcccccctgcccccccgggccccgctccctccccctggaGGCTGCGCGCCCCGCGTCCAGCCCGGTGAGGCGGTAGAGTGACTGCAGGAAGAAGTCCTTGTTGGCGTAGTAGAGTGGCCCTGCGAAGCGGAACACCTGCACGCCAGGCTCGGGGACCAGGCCCTCGAACTCCGCGGTATCCTCGTAGAAGCTGGAATCCGCGACGCGGGCGAGCAAGGCGGCCCGTGGGCGCTGTGTGCGGCCGGCCAGgctgagcagggagaggaggacgCCGGCCAGCAGCCCGGCCTCGGTGCTGAGCAGCACGCAGGTGGCAGCAGTGGCCACCCAGACCAGAGCGTCGGCTGGGCTGAGCCGCCACAGCCGAGGGACGTCCCTCACCTTGCGCAGTGCCCCCCGCAGGCTGACGACAATGATGCAGGCCAGCACGCTCCGCTGCAGGTCCCGGAACAGCGGTGCCAGtgccagcagcaccagcagcaccaCGGCGGCACTGACCACGCTGGACACCTGCGTGCGGCAGCCGGTGGCCGTCTTCACCAGGCTCTTGGCCAGGGCGGCGCTGGTGGCGAAACAGTGGAAGAAGGCGGGCAGCACGTTGCAGCAGCCCACGGCCAGCAGCTCCTGGTTGGCACGCACGGAGTAGCCGTGGCTGCGGGCGAACATCTCCGCCAGCGAGATGGAGAAGGCAGAACCCACGAGGGCCAGTGACACGGCATCCGGCGCCACACGCCACATCAGCCCCAAGTCTGGCACCCGTGGGGCCACGAAACCAGTGGGGATGTCACCAGCCACGCTGGAGCCGAAGCGCTGGTGGAAGCGCCCGAAGTGGGACGCAAGCGTGGCCACCACGATGACCAGCAGCTCTGCGGGCAGCGGCACCTTCAGGCGGTGCCGACAGCGGTCCGAGAGCTCCTTAGCGGCCAGCAGCACGGTCAGGCACACGGCGCTGGTGAGCAGGTCGCACAGGTTGGCCTGCCCAGCGCCACGCAGGAGGCTCAGCCACGTGCTGATCACCAGGCCTGGGCCCTGGTGCCGTGGGACCTGCACACCCAGCAGATGCCTGAGCTGCGAGGTCAGGATGGTCACCGAGGCCCCCATGGCGAAGCCGTCCAGCAGAGGCTGTGAGAGGTAGGCGGACACGAAGCCCAGCCGGAGGATGCCCATGAGGACCTGTGGACAGAGCGGGGGCAGCGCTGAGGGGCGCTCAGAGCCCGGCCTCCCTCCTGCTGTCGCTTGCTTCCCACGCAGCCTCCGCCTGCAGCCGCCCTGCACATACGTGTGCGCACAGGCACGGCAGACACGGGAGTGCCCGCCGTGCCCCCATGCCCACTCGTGGCCTCACATGGCCCTGGCCATCGGAAGGCCACTCCTCTCTCCTGCTCCACACGCAGGACCACCCTTCCCGGGAGACCTGGGGCTGACAGGAGGGACCTGCGTTGAGGCCCAGATCCAGAAAGGGCTGGTTGCGGGGCCTGGGGGGCGCGGGGAGGCAGGCAGTCCCAGGGTCCCACTGGGGACCGGAAGCCAGGAGCGGCGTGCTGGGGGTGGGCGTGGCTAGGCCGAGGCCCCGCTCTCCACTGGCGGAGGGGTCCCTCACCCTGGGTCCCTTCATCCCTTTGGGTGCTGACTGGGGTGTCATCATGCACCCCCCTCTGCCCGTGCCGTTCTGTCCTCCCCTTGCTGGTAAaccgcccccctgcccccgcgTTTCGCTGGGCTCGTCCCTTCCACGTGGGTGACCCGGCCTGACGGGGATGCTCCAAGCGGCTGGGCGGCCACGTGGACCAGCTCCTCACCTGGTAAATCCCGGCCACCAGCGTGAGGGCAGTGGCGACGCGGATGGCGTAGCAGTCCCGCCCGCAGTCCTGCAGCCCGAGCGCCAGTGTGGTGGCTGAGGCATTGGGGGCGCTGCTGTTGGCTTCGGGCCCCGGGCCGTCCTGGGCAGGGTCGAAGCCGGCCTGCAGGAGCTCCCGGTCTACCACCTGGCCCACCATGAGGCAGAGCAGGCTAAAGATGCCCACCGAGACGTGGCGCGAGGTGCCCATGAGGAAGTAGATGAGGTTTGCAAAGAAGGACGTGTAGAGGCTGTAGACGGGCTGCAGCCCGGCCAGCAGCGAGTAGGCGATGGCCTGCGGCACCAGGATGATACCGATGAGCAGCCCCGACATGACGTCGCCTGCCAGGTCCTCCCTCGCCCGGTAGCGCCGGAGCCAGTGCATGGCAGGGAACAGGCCCTGCAGCAGCGCCCAGGCCCCCTGCACGCTGCACGTGCAGCCCCGCCGCAGCCTGGCCTTCAGAGCCTCACGCAGGCCTGGGCGCTCCGGGGGCCGCCGGCGGACCAGCACTGGGCCCCGGCCCTGCGGTGCGCACTCTGGGGACTCTTCCATCCTGGGGCACGGCCGCCCCCGGACAACCTGCAAAGTGAGTTGAAGTGGGTGGGGTGGCCAGATGTGTCAGTGTCCCGTCAGGACCTGTCAGAGGACGTCACCGAGACACAGGCTGCAGTGGCCGCCCCAACGCCATGGCTCCCAGGCAGTCCCATCCAGGCGCGGCTCCATCACCCAGTGCCCGCACCAGACGCCCCTCTGCTCCCCCTTCTGAAGCGCCCTGTTCGCTCTGGTGGCTCCTCCATCACCTCTGCCGCCGCCTGGAGGGGGTTGGGGTGAACAGAGCCTGTCCCCGCCTGGGGCGTCCTGGGACCGCGGACCCCACTCCGCAGCGTGAGTCTCAGACCACACGGGCACACGTGGAACACACGCGCCACTGTCCGCCGTCGAGGGCAGCCAGGCGGACCTGTGAGCTTAGCTAAGACTCAGCTCTTGACGTCCCCCTCTCTGCTCCTGAGAGCCTGGTCACCCTGGCAGTGGGCACTGCCCAGCACCGGGGCTGTGGATGATGGACCTGGCTCCGGCCTGGCGTGAGCTGTGGGCTAAACGGCAGGCCTGCCCTTCGGGGGACATTATGAGAGCTGTTCCCTTCCTCCGAAGACCTCACCAGGCAGGGCCCCCAGACACCTCGAAGCTCAGCCAGCCCCTCCGGGTCCAGGCATGTGATTGAGGGCTGTTTAAACCCTACCTGTCTTGTGCCTGCAAGTCTCCCAACGAGACCCTGGAGTCGGGCGTCCGCTCACGTGGTCCCACGCCTCCACTCCACAGCGGGAGCTGCCTCCGCTGCAGCCACGTCGTCCGGAGCCCTTTCTGTCCTGCAGCGGGGTCCCGGGGAGGCTCTTACTGGAGGGAGCCCCACGGGCCCGGCAGGTTGTGCAGAGCCTGGCCTGTCTGTCCCCAGAGCCTGGTGGGGAGCGCGGTGTCGGGGCTCGGGCACAGAGCTGGTCTGGTGCTGACCCGCAGCAATGCTCCGCGCCTGGCCTCTGTGCTGGGCTTGCAGTTAAATAATTTACTCCAGAGATTTGCTGAGTCATGGGTTTCCCCCCCACCCGAGGGGCATTACCTGAGCGGCTAATCCGGGAGCTGTACTGTAATCAGAGGCTCACAAATCATTACAACTCTGGGGCTCTTTTACCTGCTCCCAGCCTCGCAGGagcagggctgcaggtgtgggacAGGGGCTGGGGCTCTGCGGACGAGGAAGCTGGTTCAGGGGCCCCTGGGGGAGACAGAAAGCTCGGTTCTGGCGGGTGGtgccagagggcagaggggacAGGCATCGTGTGGTCCCTTGTCTCTGGGGGCAAGGTTGGGATCTGAGGGAGGGGCCAGTCCCCGAGTCCATCACTGTACATCCTGTCTGCCAGGAGACGGGTCTGTCCCCTGCTGGAGCCACTGGGGCCTGAGCAGTCACACCCCCGGCCTCTGTTGTGTGTCCTCGTGTGGAAAGCAGGTGTGAACTgttggtgtgtgcgtgtgtgtgcacatgtatgaaCATATGTCCAGCCGACGACGGGGCGAGGTGCCAGGCGTGGAGGTACGGCTCCCAGCGGGGTGTGCCCTGCTGgctatgggggtgggggtcctgctctgccctggggcccagccccTCGGACGCCAGCCCGGTGCTGACCCTGTGACTGCGGGCGGGTGTCTGGCCTCGCCACACCTCTGTCTGCTCTTCTCGGGCAGGTGGGACCTGCCTCGCGGGGCCTTGTGAAGGTGGACGGTCCCTTTAGGTGACCTTTAGGTGTCCAGCACATGGCAAGCTAAGAGCGAGCTGTTGTTTTTGAAATGGTTACTCAAACCTCCATCCACCCATATTTAAAATGATCAAGTGTGTGCCTGAGGGCCACGTGGAAAGAGAGGTCCATCCCCTGGGGCTGCCTGAACCCACATGTCCGccatcctgggggtggggggttggggtaCTGTGTGGGGTCCCTTTTATGGAACACAGGGGTGAGTTGGCCTGGGCCTGCTGTCCCCTGGGCCCTGGCAGGGGACAGCTCCATCCAGGCTTCCTCTGCACTCAGCCCTGAACACGCTGCCCTGAAAACTCTGCCCTGTTCCCACATCCACAGCCTGGAAAGACCAGGAGCCCCATCTGAGGGCAAAGGTgggagtggaggagttcctgttgcggttcagagggttaaggacctggtattgtctctatgaggatgagggttcgatccctggcctcgctcagtgggttaagtatccggttttgctgcaagctgaggtcgcagatgcagctgggacctggcattgctgtggctgtggtgcaggccggcagctgcagctccaatttgacctctagcccaggaacttccatatgctgcatttttggccataaaaggggaaaaaaaaaaagagatgggagtGGATTGCCGGGGTGGCCAGGGGCCAGCGGGAGAGCAGGAGGTGTCCGCACAGCcgcaggggcggggggcggggagggggaggtgcgGTCAGGGCCGAGGCCCCACTGCCGTGCCGGCTGTGTCTCCAGATCTGATTCCTCTGCCTGAAGAGCCTGTCTTGAACCCCAAGATCTGGCCCTGTTCTCTGGGAAGAGCCTGGGGCCTCCCCAGCatgctccccaccacccccagtcCCACCCCGGCCCCCCTCTGCCCTAGTGGGGAGCTGTTTGCCCGGGGATGTGGTTTCCCAGAGCCAGTGGCCGTAGGCGGGCGTGATGACTCACAGCAGCTCAGGAGCAGATAAGACTGTCTCGGGGCTGGAGCGGAGGGCAGCCACTGTGGTTAGAAATCACTTATCTTCCAACCCAGCTACTGGCAGAGTGGCAGTGAGGGAGCTCCCTGGATGGCACGTGTGGGAGAGACGCCGGCTGCCAGGTGGTGGCTTCATCACCCTGGGTGCATCTCCTTGGCCAGGGGCCAAGCTATGCATCATAGAGGGCTCCCGAGAGCCTGGAGCAGTGGTGCCGCGATGTGACGGGGGCAGGGAACTGGTGCATGGAGGGGGGTGGGTGGCGGCCCCCCTGCCTCCCTGGAGGCAGGGACAGGGATTTCCAGGGGCTCTCTAGCTTTGGGGCACCTGTGGTGGAGATATTCGGGGAGGGGCTGTTCTCAGCTTGCAGCAGCGCCAAGGTGTGCCCCCATCCAGTCAGCTGGGCCCTGAGGGCCGCCTGGGTGGCAGAGACCTGGCCTTCtgctgtccctgccctgccctaGGCTGGGTGCCTGAAACAGGTGAAGAATTACCGCTGAGGTTTCAGGTCCTTCAAAAGAACTGCAG is a window encoding:
- the SLC26A1 gene encoding sulfate anion transporter 1 translates to MEESPECAPQGRGPVLVRRRPPERPGLREALKARLRRGCTCSVQGAWALLQGLFPAMHWLRRYRAREDLAGDVMSGLLIGIILVPQAIAYSLLAGLQPVYSLYTSFFANLIYFLMGTSRHVSVGIFSLLCLMVGQVVDRELLQAGFDPAQDGPGPEANSSAPNASATTLALGLQDCGRDCYAIRVATALTLVAGIYQVLMGILRLGFVSAYLSQPLLDGFAMGASVTILTSQLRHLLGVQVPRHQGPGLVISTWLSLLRGAGQANLCDLLTSAVCLTVLLAAKELSDRCRHRLKVPLPAELLVIVVATLASHFGRFHQRFGSSVAGDIPTGFVAPRVPDLGLMWRVAPDAVSLALVGSAFSISLAEMFARSHGYSVRANQELLAVGCCNVLPAFFHCFATSAALAKSLVKTATGCRTQVSSVVSAAVVLLVLLALAPLFRDLQRSVLACIIVVSLRGALRKVRDVPRLWRLSPADALVWVATAATCVLLSTEAGLLAGVLLSLLSLAGRTQRPRAALLARVADSSFYEDTAEFEGLVPEPGVQVFRFAGPLYYANKDFFLQSLYRLTGLDAGRAASRGRERGPGGQGGRGEPVESRDLGPVSSAAALVPTATCFHAVVVDCAPLLFLDATGLATLQDLRRDYGALGISLLLACCSPSVTDTLRRGGFLGEEPGDAAEEGQLFHSVHSAVLAARACHGEPAATDSTL